The genomic window CTCTGGCGCGCACCTCGTCGCCCCGGAAGCGGACCAGCGAGAACTCCGTCTCCACCAGGCCCGGATCGATCGTGGTGACGCGCAGGGGCGTGCCCACCAGGTCCATGGCCAGGGCGCGGCTGATGGCCAGCTCCGCCGCCTTGCTGGCGCAGTAGACGGCGCCGCCGGGATAGGCCTGGCGGCCGGCCACGCTGCCGATGTTGACGATGTGGCCGCGGCGCCGCTCCAGCATGCCCGGCAGGAGCAGGCGGGTTAGGACGAGCAGGGCGCGCACGTTGGTGTCCAGAACGCGGTCCCACTCGTCGGGATTGCCCTTGGCCAGCGGCTCGACGCCCAGGGCGAGGCCGGCGTTGTTGACCAGCAGGTCGATCTCCCGCCAGTCGGCCGGCAGCCGGGCGGGCAGCTGGTCGAGGGCGGCGCGGTCCTGCAGGTCGCAGGGCAGGGCCAGGGCCCGCCGCCCCCGGGCGCGGATCTCCGTCGACAGGCCCTCCAGCCTTTCCTGGCGCCGTGCCAGGGCGATGATGTCCCAGCCTTGCTCGGCCAGGACCAGGCAGCATTCCCGCCCGATGCCGGCCGTGGCGCCCGTGACCCATGCGATGGACATGAGACCTCCTGATTGGGGCGGGTCAATGAGGCAAATTCCGCCCGCCCACCGGCCGCCGGCGGGGGTGGACCTGCGCAAGAAAGCGGGAGTCCCTACCTTCCCGCCCATCAACCGGAGCCCCGTCATGGATCATCTCGCCCGCCTCAAGGACCGCCTGGCCACCATCGCCGACCTGGAGGCCGCCACCGCCGTGCTGGGCTGGGACCAGCACACCTACATGCCGCGCGGATCGGTGGAGGCGCGGGTGCGCCAGCTGACCACCCTGCAGTCCATGTCCCACCAATTGCTGGCGGCGGACGAGACGGAGGACCTGGTGGCGGCCCTGGAGGCGCGGCGCGGGGAGCTTGAGCCCCTGGCGGCCCGACTGCTGACGGTGGTCCGTCGCGACCTGGACCAGGCGCGCCGCCTGCCCGCCGAACTGGTGCGCCGCAAGTCGGAGGCGACGGGCCGCGCCCTCGACGCCTGGATGAGCTGCCGGCCGAACAACGATTTCGCCTCCTACCGCCCCCACCTCGAAGGCATCTTCGCCATCGTGCGGGAGGAGGCGGAGGCCCTGGGCTACCCGGACCAGCCCTACGACGCCCTGCTCAACCGCTTCGAGCCGGGCATGCCCACCCGGCGCCTGGCCGCCGTCTTCCAGGAATTGAAGGAGGGGCTCCTTCCGCTGCTGCGGCAGGTTTTGGAGCGGGTGGACCAGGTGGAGGACGCCTTCCTCCACCGCTCCTACGACGTGGACCTCCAGTGGCAGCTGGGCCTGCGCATCCTGCAGGAGATGGGCTACGATTTCAATCGGGGCCGCCAGGACAAAAGTCCCCATCCCTTCACCACCAGCTTCGGCATCCCCGACGTGCGCATCACGACGCGCGTCAACGAGCACGATTTCCGGACCGCCCTCTTCGGCACCATCCATGAGGGGGGCCACGCCCTTTACGAGCAGAACTTCGACCCGCGCTTCGACCGGGGACCGCTGGCCCAGGGGAGCAGCCTGGGCATCCACGAGAGCCAGAGCCGCCTCTGGGAGAACCTGGTGGGGCGCTCCCGCCCCTTCTGGAACCGCTGGTTCGGCGAGGTGAAGGCCATGTTCCCGGCGGCCCTGGAGGGCGTGGGCTTCCAGCAGTTCTACGCGGCCATCAACCGGGTGCGGCCCAGCCTCATCCGCGTGGAGGCCGACGAACTCAGCTACAACCTGCACATCTTCATCCGCTTCGAGCTGGAGCTGGAGCTGCTCTCCGGCCGCCTGGCCGTGGCCGACCTGCCCGCCGCCTGGAACGCCAAAATGAAGGAGAACCTGGGCGTGGAGCCCCCCAGCGACGCCGACGGCTGTCTGCAGGACATGCACTGGGCGGACGCCGCGGTGGGCTACTTCCCCACCTACGCCCTGGGCAACCTCTACGGAGTGCAGATCTTCCGCCAGGCCCGGCACGACCTGCCCGACCTGGACGGGCAGATCTCCAGCGGACGCCTGGCCCCGCTCAAGGACTGGCTGGTGGAGCGCGTCTACCGCCCCGCCCGCGGCCTGGACCCGGGGGATCTCCTGCGCCAGGTGACCGGCGCCGAGCTTTCCCCCCAGCCCTGGCTGGACTACGTCCGGGAGAAGTACGGCGAGATCTACGGCCTGTAGCCGCTGGTCGGACTTGGCCGCTTCGCGCTCTTCATCGCCCTTATCGGCCCGGAAACTTTTAACACATTCATCCGTCGCGGCGGCGGCCGGCGTGTCAGCCCCCTGCCGCGGCCAGCCGCCCACATTCATCATATGAGGAGACGACCATGGGAAGCTTCCCCGTCACCCGCGTCGCCAGCAGCCGCCGCAGCAGCATCAATTACGACGACTTGCGCTTCGGCTTGTACTTCACGGACCACATCTTCGTGATGGATTATTCCAAGGGCAGCTGGCACAGCCCGCGCATCGATCCCAACGAACCCATGGCCATCTCCCCGGCCAACATGACCCTGCATTACGGCCAGGCCGTCTTCGAGGGCCTCAAGGCCTTCCGGCGCAAGGACGGAGGCGTCGTCCTCTTCCGCCCGGAGTCCCATGTGGCGAGGCTCAACCGCAGCTGCCGGGCCCTGTGCATTCCGGAGCTGCCCGAGGACACGGTGCTGCAGGGCCTCAAGGAGCTGATCGAGCTGGAACGGGATTTCGTGCCATCCACCCGCGGCCACAGCCTCTACATCCGGCCCTTCGTCATCGCCATGGACAACCTGCTGGGCGTCCAGTCCAGCCAGAGCTTCCGCCTCATCATCCTCCTCAGTCCGGTGGCGACCTATTACCCGGAGGGGCTGAAGCCCGTCCGCCTGCACGTCGCCCAGCACCACAGCCGGGCCGCCAAGGGCGGCCTGGGCATGGCCAAGACGCCGGCCAATTACGCCGCCAGCCTTTTGCCGGCGAAGAAGGCCAAGGAGAAGGGCTACACCCAGGTCCTCTGGCTGGACGCCGCCGAGCACACATACATCGAGGAGGTGGGCACCATGAACATCTTCTTCAAGGTGAACGGCGAACTCTTCACCCCGCCCCTCGATGGCGACACCATCCTGGCCGGCATCACCCGGCTCAGCGTGATCGAGCTGTGCCGGCATTGGGGCCTGCCCGTCCACGAGCAGCGGGTCACCATCCAGCGCCTCTTCGAGTACCACCATGCGCGGGAGCTGAAGGAGGTCTTCGGCACGGGCACGGCGGCGGTGATCAGCCCCGTGGGCGAGATCCACTACAACAACGAGTCCATGCTGATGAACGGCGAAGCGGCCGGCCCCATGGCCCAGCGCCTCTATGACGCCATCACGGGCATCCAATACGGGGAGCAGAACGATCCTTTCGGCTGGGTCGTGCCCGTCTGCTGAGCGTCCCCGCACGGGCGGAGGCCGCTTCGCCCGCCACCCCGCCGTCCGGCCAGCGCCCGGGATATGATCCGCATGTGCCCGAGTAAATCTGCTTGCCGTGCAGGCCGATAAGGCCTTCAACTGGAATAGCGTCGGGGGTGCCCATGCGGCGGCTTGGCATCGTACTCGTGGCCTGTCTGTCCATCCACCTTGCGTGGGCCGCGCTGGATGTTCCCATCGATCGCCAGGTGACCGTGTTCAAGAAGGTGCTCAAGTTCGATCAGAGCTTGCCGACGGACGGCGGGACCCGCATCCTGATCGTGCATGAGGGAAACGCCCGGCTGGCCGGCGCCATGGCTGACGCCTTCACGGGCGCGGGCTTCGCCTGCGATGTGGTCGTGGCCGCCGCGGCGGCGGGAGCCCTGGAAAAGGCCCAAGTGGCCTACTTCTGCCCGGGGACCGAGGACAGCGCCGCCGACTTTCCCGCCGGCCTGCTGACTCTCTGCGGAAGCAGCGGTCCGGTGGAACGCAACAACGTGGCCATGGGGCTGGAACTGGTTGAAGGAAAACCGAAGCTGGTTGTCAGCCTGGCTGCGTACAACCGCTGCGGCCATGTCATCGACAGTCAGGTCCTGGCCCTGGCCAAGATCATCCGCTGACCCGGCCACCCGGACCCCTGCAAGGCGAGGTGCCGCATGGCGAAAGCCCTGGATAAGTTCAAGGACTGGTTCGACCACTTGAGGATCGGCCGGAAGTTGCATCTGGTCAACGTCTTCCTCTTGGGATTGACGGCATTATTCATTGTCCTGTTCTTCCCCTTATTCCTGCAGACGATGCTTGACAAGCGCCTGGAGGACCACGTCCAGGTCATGGCGCGCATGACCTGTCACGGGTTGGAGGCGGGACTCATTTTCGAGGACAGCATCGCCGTGGCCGACCGTCTGGCCGGCTTGCAGACGGTCGCCGAAGTGGATCGCGGCAGTATCCTGGACGCGAAAGGCCGGCCCATGGCCGTCTACGTGCGACCCGGAGCGGCGGTGTCGTCCAATTTCCTGTCCGACGCAGCGACCCTGATCCTGACGCCCGACGATCCCATCCGCATCGTCAACAGGCCGGGGCACAAGGTGGCGGTGATGGGGTTGTTCAGCGAAGGGCAGGCGCTGGGCCGGCTAGTGCTGGATCTATCCATGGCTTCCCGGGACCGGGACATCCGGCTCATCCGCCTGCTGTCCCTGGCGGTGGCCATGGGCGGCCTCGCCGTGGGCACCTTCATGTTCGGTCTGATCGTGCGCCGGGTGGTGCGGCCCCTGCGCGGATTGGAGCAGGCCGCGCGCCGCGTGGCCGAGGGTGATCTGGAGACGGAGGCGCCCACCCAATCCCACGATGAGATCGGGCAGCTGGCGGTGACCTTCAACGGCATGCTGGAGCGCCTGCGGGAATCCACCCACCAAGCCATCGACCGCCAAGCCTATCTCACCCATGCCGTGGAGAATTTGTTGGCGGGCATGGATCGTTTCGCCGCCGGGGATCTCACCGTGCACCTGGAAGCCGGGCATGAGGACGAGGTGGGCCGCCTCGTCGCCGGTTTCAACCACTCGCTCACCCGGCTGCGGGAACTCATCTCCTCCGTCGCCGCCAACGGCGCCCTGCTCGACGAGGCGGCCGACACTCTGTCCCAGGTGGCCGGCGTGATGCTGGGCACCGCCCGGGAAAGCGACCAGCGTTCGGGTGAGATGGCGCTTCAGACGCGCGAGGTCAACCTGCACATCCAGAGCGTGGTGACCGCCACCATGGAAATGAGCGCCACCATCAACGAAATCGCGCGCAGCTCGGCGGAAGCCGCCGGCATGGCCACCCAGGCCGTGGGCACGGCGGAGGAAGCGGTTTCCACCATTGACAAGCTGGACCTGAGCAGCCGCAAGATCGGCGAGGTGGTGCGGTTCATCACCGGTATCGCGGAGCAGACCAATTTGCTGGCCCTCAACGCCACCATCGAGGCGGCCCGCGCCGGGGATGCCGGTCGGGGCTTCGCCGTGGTGGCGAATGAAGTGAAGGAGTTGGCGCGGGAGACGGCGCGCGCCACGGAAGAGATCGGCACACGCGTGGCCGCCATCCAGACGGATTCGACCCAGGCCATGCAGGCCATCACACGCATCAACGACGCCATCACCCGGGTGAGCGACATCCAGACGGCCATTGCCAGTTCCGTGGAGGAGCAGGCCGCCGCATCGCATGAGATCGGGCAGAGCCTGGGCCGGGCCGCCAAGGGTTCCACCTCCATCACCGACAGCGCCGAGTTGACCGTCCAGGCCGCGCGCGAAACGGCGGCAGAGGCGCAAAAGGTCCAGGAATCCGCCGGGCGGCTTTCCGTGGTGGCCGGCAATCTGACAGAGGCGGTACGCCGCTTCCAGGCCTGAACCGCCCCAGCACAGGTGAGGCGGGACGCGGTCAGCCTAGCCGCTCGCGCACCTGTTCCGGGGCGTCGGCGGGCAGGTCGTGGTGGGTGACGAGACGGATGGTGGCCTCGTCCAGGGCCAGGGCGCGGATGCCGCGGACCTCCCAGCGTGCCAGCAACAAGGTGGTCAGGCCGGGTTCCAGCGTGCGCACCAGGACGATGTTGCTCTCCGGTTCCTGCACCTGGCAGGATTCGTCCAGCACCAGGCGCAGCGCGTGGGCCAGGCGGCGGGCCGCTTGGTGGTCCTCCGCCAGGCGGGGCAGGAAGACATCGAGGGCATGGAGACCAGCCGCGGCCAGCACCCCCGCCTGCCGCATGGCGCCACCCAGCATCTTGCGCAGGCGACGCGCCTCGCCGATGTGGGCGCGGTCCCCCACCAGCAGGGAGCCGGCCGGACAACCCAGGCCCTTGGACAGGCAGCAGGCCAGCGTGTCCACCACCGCGCCGTAGTCCGCCAGAGGGGTGCCCGAGGCGGCCGCGGCATTCCAGATGCGCGCTCCGTCACAGTGGAGGGCCAGGCCGCGCGCCCGGCAGAGGCCGGCCAGGGCGCTCAAGTGGGCCAGCGGGACGACCAGGCCGCCGGCCAGGTTGGCCGTGTTCTCCACCACGGCCAAGCGGGTGCGGGGGTGGTGGATGTCTTCCTCGTGGATGGCCGCGGCCAGGGCCTCCAGGCCGAGCCAGCCCTCCGCGCAGTCCACGACCGAGGGCATGACACCCAGCAGGCCGGCGATGCCCCCCGTCTCATGGCCGAAGGTGTGGGTGCGCCGCTCGAGGATCGCCTCGTCCCCGCGCCGGCAGTGCAGGCCCACGGCGATCAGGTTGGCCATGGTGCCGCTCGGCACGAGGAGGGCCGCCTCGCGGCCGAAGAGGGCCGCCACGCGCTCCTCCAGCCGCGCCACGGTTGGATCCTCCCCGAACACATCGTCGCCCACCTCGGCGGCGGCCATGGCGCGGCGCATGCCTTCGTCGGGCCGGGTGACGGTGTCGGAACGGAAATCAAGCAGGGTGGCCATGGATGCTCCTATGCTCGTCAATGTTGGCAGCCGGGGCACCAGAAGGTGCCGCGCCCGGCGACAACCTCCCGCCACAGCTCTCCGCCGCAGCGGGGACAAGCCCCGCCCTGGCGCCGGTAGACCTTGAGCAGCCGGCCGAAGGAGCCCTCCAGCCCGCGGCTGTCCTGGAAATCCGAGAACGTGGTGCCGCAGAGGGCGATGGCCCGCGTCAGGATGGCCCGCATGTGGCGCCGCAGGCTGGTCCATTCGCCGCGGGTCAGGGAGGAGGCGGGCCGGTGCGGCGACAGGCCGGCGGCGTGCAGGATCTCGCAGGCGTAGATGTTGCCCAGGCCGCAGATCCGGCGCTGGTCCAGGAGCCAACCCTTGAGCGGACCCGGGCAGGGGCGGGCCATCTCCGCCAGCCGGGCCGCCGTGCAGGCCGGGTCGAAGGGATCGAGACCGGGCGGCGCCAGCTCCTCCTCCCGCTCCAGCCACTCCACCGTGCCGAAACGCCGGCTGTCCGCGAAGCAGAGACGCCCCTGGTCCAGCTCAAGCACAAGCCGGAGGTGGGGCGGATCGGGCGCGTCGGCCTCCGTGGCGAGCAGGCGGCCGGTCATGCGCAGATGGACGGCCAGCCAGCCGTCGGGCGCCTGGGCGCAGCCCATCAGCGGCAGGATGACGCGCTTGCCCGAACGACGGACGGGTCCCCAGCGCCCGCCCCGCAGGCGCGGGGCCAGCGATGACAGGGCAGCCAGTTTGGGGTCCAGCACGCGCAGGGCGCGCAGGCGACGGCCCGGCAGGACCAAGTCCAGCTGGCGCGCGACGGTCTCGACCTCGGGCAGCTCGGGCATGGCCGCCTCAGTCCCGCGCGCCGCTCAGGCGGGCCAGGGTCTCCCGCACTTCGCGGGCGTGGTCCTTGACCTTGACGGCGGACCAGACGGCGGCCAGCCGGCCGGCGGGATCCACCAGCCATGTGGAGCGGATGACGCCCATGTACTCGCGGCCCATCATCCTCTTCAATCCCCAGGCCTGATAGTCCTCCAGCATCCGGTGGTCCGGGTCGCTGAGCAGGAGCAGATCCAGGCCCTGTTGATCCATGAAGCGCCGGTGGCTGGCGGTCTTGTCCGGGCTGACCCCCGCGATGCGGGCGCCCAGGCGGCTGAACTCCCCGCTAAGGCAGCTGAAGTCCTTCGCCTCCTGGGTGCAGCCGGGCGTGTTGTCCTTGGGGTAGGCGTAGAGGACAAGCCAGCCGCCGGCGAAGTCGGCCAGGCGGACCAGCCGCCCATCCTGGTCCGGCAGGTTGAAGTCGGGCGCGGGCGCGCCTGCGCTCAAGACCATCTCAGTCCCTTTCAGGCTGGATTCTCATCTTCCGGATGACGGGCACGATCGACCGTGCCATATTGGCGGCGTCAGGGAGGAAGATCCATGTTGGATTACATGCAGTTCCACCGCGCCATTCTCGACCATCTGAACGAGGGTGTGCTCGCCACCGACGCGGCGGGCTTGGTGCAGTACATGAACCCCGTGGCGGAGCGGATGACGGGCTGGCCCCTTTGGGAAGCGGTCAACCGACCCCTGGCCGACATCCTGGACCAGCAGGGCGGGTGGCAGGGGCCGCCCCTGCCCGAGCTGCTCGATTCCGGCGATTGCATCCTGCAGCACCCCTGCCGCTACCAGGCCCGCTGGGGCGAGATCCTTGAACGGCGGGTGAGCGCCTCCCCCCTTTATCAAGGCTCCTTCCGCTGCGGCACCGTCCTCGTGTTCCATGAGGCGAGTCCCTCCGCCTGAACTCCGGCTGCGAAGGATCGCTCCGAGCCCGCCCCCTCCGCCACCAGCAGCTGCTCCGCCAGGACCAGGGCGTCCACCGGCCAGCAGGCCGGCGGCCTGGGCCGGTCGACGCCGGATAGGCCGGCCAGTGGGCGGCAGGCCAGGATGGCCAAGCGCCAGCGCACCGGCACGGCGCTGACACCATGGACGGCCCCCAGCAGGGCTCCGGCGATGGCGGCGTTGGTGTCCGTGTCCCCGCCGCGGCCCACCGTGTCCACCAGCCCCTCTTCCAGCCCGGAGGCGTGAAGCAGCTGCCACCAGGCGTTCTGCCAGGCCAGCAGCACCCACCCTCGGCGGCCGCGCGCGTCCAGCACCACGGGCTCGCCGCCCGCCGCGGCGGCCAGGCTGGTCAGCAGCTCGGGCCGCAGGCCCTCCTTCTCCGCCCAGGCCTGGACCTGCCGGTGCAGGTCGGCGGGCGCCGGCCCCTCCCGCACCGCCAGGGCCAAGGCGCGGACAAAGAGCGAGGATACCTGGCGGCAGAGGGGATGGGGATGGGTGAGGGCGGCCTCCGCCTCGGCACAGGTGGCCAGCGACGTGTCGTCCCGCAAGGCGCCGAAGATGCCAAGGGGACTGATGCGCATGAGGGCGCCGTTGGCCTGGCTGTCCGCGTCGGGGCGTCCGGCCAGGCCGTTGGCCACGGTGCGACCCATGTCAAAGGGCCTACTGCCGGCCCACTCCTCATAGGCGCGGCGCACGGCCGCGGCCTCGAAGCGGCCCTCCCGCACCAGGCAGCGGGCCAAGTGGAGGGCCATCTCCGAATCGTCGGTGGGCTGGCCGGCCAGGGTGCCCCACGCGCCGCCATCGGCCATCTCCCGCACACCGGCCGGGTGGCGGGCGGCGATCTCGGCCCTGCCCAGGAACTCCACCTGGCTGCCCAGGGCGTCGCCGGCCAATTGCCCCAGCAGACAGCCCTGGGCCCGCGCCAAGCGGCCGCGCTCCGGCCGTGGCCGGCGGGGCTGGGGAAAGACCAGACCCGGTGACAGGGGCTTTGGCTCGAGCACGCGGCCCCAGTCGCGGCGGGCGAAATCCAGCACCAGGGCGGGGGCGCCGGCGAAGATGCCGCCACCGGCCCGGCACTGGCCGCGCTCGTCGTAGCGGAGGGGCCGGCCGGCCCGGTCGAGCAGGACGCCGCCCGCTCCCAGGATCAGGGCGTGTCCCGCCGCCAGGTCCCACGACACGGGTCCACCAAGGGAGACGGCCACCTCGCCTTCGCCGGCCGCGACCAGCGCCATGCGCCAAGCGATGCTGGGCAGGGCCAGGAAACGCAAGGGCGCCACCG from bacterium includes these protein-coding regions:
- a CDS encoding SDR family NAD(P)-dependent oxidoreductase, coding for MSIAWVTGATAGIGRECCLVLAEQGWDIIALARRQERLEGLSTEIRARGRRALALPCDLQDRAALDQLPARLPADWREIDLLVNNAGLALGVEPLAKGNPDEWDRVLDTNVRALLVLTRLLLPGMLERRRGHIVNIGSVAGRQAYPGGAVYCASKAAELAISRALAMDLVGTPLRVTTIDPGLVETEFSLVRFRGDEVRARAVYQDIQPLGPRDVAEAVAWAAARPPHVQVSEMVLLPTCQASAWHVHRGPYPA
- a CDS encoding carboxypeptidase M32, giving the protein MRQIPPAHRPPAGVDLRKKAGVPTFPPINRSPVMDHLARLKDRLATIADLEAATAVLGWDQHTYMPRGSVEARVRQLTTLQSMSHQLLAADETEDLVAALEARRGELEPLAARLLTVVRRDLDQARRLPAELVRRKSEATGRALDAWMSCRPNNDFASYRPHLEGIFAIVREEAEALGYPDQPYDALLNRFEPGMPTRRLAAVFQELKEGLLPLLRQVLERVDQVEDAFLHRSYDVDLQWQLGLRILQEMGYDFNRGRQDKSPHPFTTSFGIPDVRITTRVNEHDFRTALFGTIHEGGHALYEQNFDPRFDRGPLAQGSSLGIHESQSRLWENLVGRSRPFWNRWFGEVKAMFPAALEGVGFQQFYAAINRVRPSLIRVEADELSYNLHIFIRFELELELLSGRLAVADLPAAWNAKMKENLGVEPPSDADGCLQDMHWADAAVGYFPTYALGNLYGVQIFRQARHDLPDLDGQISSGRLAPLKDWLVERVYRPARGLDPGDLLRQVTGAELSPQPWLDYVREKYGEIYGL
- a CDS encoding branched-chain amino acid aminotransferase; the protein is MGSFPVTRVASSRRSSINYDDLRFGLYFTDHIFVMDYSKGSWHSPRIDPNEPMAISPANMTLHYGQAVFEGLKAFRRKDGGVVLFRPESHVARLNRSCRALCIPELPEDTVLQGLKELIELERDFVPSTRGHSLYIRPFVIAMDNLLGVQSSQSFRLIILLSPVATYYPEGLKPVRLHVAQHHSRAAKGGLGMAKTPANYAASLLPAKKAKEKGYTQVLWLDAAEHTYIEEVGTMNIFFKVNGELFTPPLDGDTILAGITRLSVIELCRHWGLPVHEQRVTIQRLFEYHHARELKEVFGTGTAAVISPVGEIHYNNESMLMNGEAAGPMAQRLYDAITGIQYGEQNDPFGWVVPVC
- a CDS encoding methyl-accepting chemotaxis protein, which produces MAKALDKFKDWFDHLRIGRKLHLVNVFLLGLTALFIVLFFPLFLQTMLDKRLEDHVQVMARMTCHGLEAGLIFEDSIAVADRLAGLQTVAEVDRGSILDAKGRPMAVYVRPGAAVSSNFLSDAATLILTPDDPIRIVNRPGHKVAVMGLFSEGQALGRLVLDLSMASRDRDIRLIRLLSLAVAMGGLAVGTFMFGLIVRRVVRPLRGLEQAARRVAEGDLETEAPTQSHDEIGQLAVTFNGMLERLRESTHQAIDRQAYLTHAVENLLAGMDRFAAGDLTVHLEAGHEDEVGRLVAGFNHSLTRLRELISSVAANGALLDEAADTLSQVAGVMLGTARESDQRSGEMALQTREVNLHIQSVVTATMEMSATINEIARSSAEAAGMATQAVGTAEEAVSTIDKLDLSSRKIGEVVRFITGIAEQTNLLALNATIEAARAGDAGRGFAVVANEVKELARETARATEEIGTRVAAIQTDSTQAMQAITRINDAITRVSDIQTAIASSVEEQAAASHEIGQSLGRAAKGSTSITDSAELTVQAARETAAEAQKVQESAGRLSVVAGNLTEAVRRFQA
- a CDS encoding GntG family PLP-dependent aldolase yields the protein MATLLDFRSDTVTRPDEGMRRAMAAAEVGDDVFGEDPTVARLEERVAALFGREAALLVPSGTMANLIAVGLHCRRGDEAILERRTHTFGHETGGIAGLLGVMPSVVDCAEGWLGLEALAAAIHEEDIHHPRTRLAVVENTANLAGGLVVPLAHLSALAGLCRARGLALHCDGARIWNAAAASGTPLADYGAVVDTLACCLSKGLGCPAGSLLVGDRAHIGEARRLRKMLGGAMRQAGVLAAAGLHALDVFLPRLAEDHQAARRLAHALRLVLDESCQVQEPESNIVLVRTLEPGLTTLLLARWEVRGIRALALDEATIRLVTHHDLPADAPEQVRERLG
- the mutM gene encoding bifunctional DNA-formamidopyrimidine glycosylase/DNA-(apurinic or apyrimidinic site) lyase, translated to MPELPEVETVARQLDLVLPGRRLRALRVLDPKLAALSSLAPRLRGGRWGPVRRSGKRVILPLMGCAQAPDGWLAVHLRMTGRLLATEADAPDPPHLRLVLELDQGRLCFADSRRFGTVEWLEREEELAPPGLDPFDPACTAARLAEMARPCPGPLKGWLLDQRRICGLGNIYACEILHAAGLSPHRPASSLTRGEWTSLRRHMRAILTRAIALCGTTFSDFQDSRGLEGSFGRLLKVYRRQGGACPRCGGELWREVVAGRGTFWCPGCQH
- a CDS encoding peroxiredoxin; the protein is MVLSAGAPAPDFNLPDQDGRLVRLADFAGGWLVLYAYPKDNTPGCTQEAKDFSCLSGEFSRLGARIAGVSPDKTASHRRFMDQQGLDLLLLSDPDHRMLEDYQAWGLKRMMGREYMGVIRSTWLVDPAGRLAAVWSAVKVKDHAREVRETLARLSGARD
- a CDS encoding PAS domain-containing protein, yielding MLDYMQFHRAILDHLNEGVLATDAAGLVQYMNPVAERMTGWPLWEAVNRPLADILDQQGGWQGPPLPELLDSGDCILQHPCRYQARWGEILERRVSASPLYQGSFRCGTVLVFHEASPSA
- a CDS encoding inositol monophosphatase family protein, coding for MSLSREELEQRLEVAVAAAGAAAALLQSEFHRPGGPRGGGSHAEVDDEAEAVIVRLLGTHFPGEAYLGEELHDLILGGPPRRGPRGRVWIVDPNDGTSPFLKGFRGSAVAIALVEEGLPVLGVVHAWDGPTPAGDLFSWHQGGSLRRNGRVVQRTWPEAPARGQFALISHEADRKNSLANAETVAPLRFLALPSIAWRMALVAAGEGEVAVSLGGPVSWDLAAGHALILGAGGVLLDRAGRPLRYDERGQCRAGGGIFAGAPALVLDFARRDWGRVLEPKPLSPGLVFPQPRRPRPERGRLARAQGCLLGQLAGDALGSQVEFLGRAEIAARHPAGVREMADGGAWGTLAGQPTDDSEMALHLARCLVREGRFEAAAVRRAYEEWAGSRPFDMGRTVANGLAGRPDADSQANGALMRISPLGIFGALRDDTSLATCAEAEAALTHPHPLCRQVSSLFVRALALAVREGPAPADLHRQVQAWAEKEGLRPELLTSLAAAAGGEPVVLDARGRRGWVLLAWQNAWWQLLHASGLEEGLVDTVGRGGDTDTNAAIAGALLGAVHGVSAVPVRWRLAILACRPLAGLSGVDRPRPPACWPVDALVLAEQLLVAEGAGSERSFAAGVQAEGLASWNTRTVPQRKEP